The following DNA comes from Buttiauxella agrestis.
AAGGCGAAGACGGCTTCCGCGATCGCGAAGAAAAAATCATCAACGAACTCACTGAAAAACAGGGCATTGTGCTGGCAACTGGCGGCGGCTCTGTGAAGTCTCGTGAGACCCGTAACCGTCTCTCCGCCCGTGGAGTTGTGGTGTATCTTGAAACCACAATTGAAAAACAGCTTGCCCGTACTCAGCGTGATAAAAAGCGCCCATTACTGCAAGTTGAGACTCCACCGCGTGAAGTTCTTGAAGCCTTAGCTCAAGAACGCAATCCTCTTTATGAAGAGATTGCTGATGTGACGATTCGCACTGACGACCAAAGTGCCAAAGTGGTTGCTAACCAGATTATTAATATGTTGGAAAGCAACTGATTCTGGCTTAATCGATAAAAACGCCTGCGGGCTAAGCAACATCAAGGTGGACTTCGCGTTATGGAGAGGTTAACAGTCACTCTCGGGGAACGTAGTTACCCTATCACCATTGCTGCTGGGTTATTTAGTGACTCGGCATCTTTTGGGCCGCTGAAAGCTGGCGACCAAACGATGCTGGTGACCAATGAAACCCTGGCGCCGCTCTACCTGGATAAGGTGCGTGGCGTGCTTGAGCAGGCGGGCGTTAAAGTCGATTCCGTCATCCTTCCGGATGGCGAACAATTTAAAAGCCTCGCCGTATTAGACACGGTCTTTACTGCGTTGCTTGAAAAGCCACATGGTCGTGATACGACACTTATCGCCCTTGGTGGCGGTGTCGTTGGAGACCTGACTGGCTTTGCTGCGGCGAGCTATCAACGCGGCGTGCGTTTTATTCAAGTTCCAACCACATTGCTTTCGCAAGTGGATTCTTCTGTCGGCGGAAAAACAGCCGTTAACCACCCTCTTGGTAAAAATATGATTGGCGCGTTCTATCAACCGGCTTCGGTGGTGGTGGATCTCGACTGTCTGAATACGTTACCGGCGCGGGAGTTAGCATCTGGCCTGGCAGAGGTGATTAAGTACGGAATTATTCTCGACGGTGAATTCTTCAACTGGCTTGAGGAAAACCTGGATGCCTTGCTGGCGCTTGATGGTGAAGCTATGGCCTGGTGTATCCGCCGTTGTTGTGAGCTTAAAGCGGAAGTTGTTGCCGCCGACGAGCGCGAAAGCGGCTTACGTGCTTTACTGAATTTGGGCCACACCTTTGGTCACGCTATAGAAGCTGAAATGGGCTATGGCAATTGGCTGCATGGTGAAGCTGTTGCCGCAGGTATGGTAATGGCAGCACGAACAGCTCAGCGTCTTGGAAACTTCAGCGAAGCCGATGTACAGCGAATCATTAAGTTGTTGCAACGTGCTGGGCTGCCAGTCACCGGGCCGAAAGAAATGTCAGCCGACGCGTATATGCCCCACATGATGCGTGACAAGAAAGTTTTGGCTGGTGAGCTGCGCTTAGTGCTGCCACTGGCAATCGGGAAGAGTGAAATGCGTGGCGGAGTGCCACACGATGTCGTTTTGTCCGCCATTGCTGATTGTCAGCAGGCTTAATTATTAGAAATTTCGGTCGCTGCTGTCAGGCGATTTTTAACTTCGGGTGATGTGCTGAGTTTGAATCGCTGGCATAAGCCTTTGAGTGGGGTGTTAAATGGATGAGTTTAAACCGGAAGACGAACTGAAACCCGATCCAAGCGATCGCCGTTCAGGTCGTACCCGTAGAGCTGATGAGCGTGAAAGTGAACCGCAAATCAATGTCGATGATGTTGAGTTAGATGCCGACGAACCTCGTCCAGCGCGTTCCCGCCGTACTCGTGA
Coding sequences within:
- the aroK gene encoding shikimate kinase AroK, with translation MAEKRNIFLVGPMGAGKSTIGRQLAQQLNMEFFDSDQEIEKRTGADVGWVFDVEGEDGFRDREEKIINELTEKQGIVLATGGGSVKSRETRNRLSARGVVVYLETTIEKQLARTQRDKKRPLLQVETPPREVLEALAQERNPLYEEIADVTIRTDDQSAKVVANQIINMLESN
- the aroB gene encoding 3-dehydroquinate synthase, whose protein sequence is MERLTVTLGERSYPITIAAGLFSDSASFGPLKAGDQTMLVTNETLAPLYLDKVRGVLEQAGVKVDSVILPDGEQFKSLAVLDTVFTALLEKPHGRDTTLIALGGGVVGDLTGFAAASYQRGVRFIQVPTTLLSQVDSSVGGKTAVNHPLGKNMIGAFYQPASVVVDLDCLNTLPARELASGLAEVIKYGIILDGEFFNWLEENLDALLALDGEAMAWCIRRCCELKAEVVAADERESGLRALLNLGHTFGHAIEAEMGYGNWLHGEAVAAGMVMAARTAQRLGNFSEADVQRIIKLLQRAGLPVTGPKEMSADAYMPHMMRDKKVLAGELRLVLPLAIGKSEMRGGVPHDVVLSAIADCQQA